Part of the Natrialbaceae archaeon AArc-T1-2 genome, CGAACTCGGCTCCCGGATCGGCGACCGAGTAGTGAGCTGCGAGCTGTAACTCGTTACCGCCACCGAGTGCGGAGCCGTTGACGGCGGCGACGACCGGCACCGACAGCTCCTCGATCCGTCGGAACGCCTCGTGGGCCTTGTTCGGGAACGAAATCGCCTCCTCGAACTCGTGGACCTCCTCGAGGAACTGCTCGATGTCCGCGCCGGCGACGAAGTTGCTCGGGCCGGCACCGGTCACGACGACCGCGCCGACGTCCTCGCGCCGGTCGAGGTGCTCGAGGACCGTGTTGAGTTCGTCGAGTGCGCGCTCGTTGAGCGCGTTCACCGGCGGGCTGTCGATCGTCACCGTCGCGACCTGCTTGTCGGTGTCTGCCCCGCGGACCGCGTTGTACTGGACCGTGACGTTGCGGTACTGCTCTAAGATCTCCTGTTCGGCCGCCAGTTCCTGGCGACGTCGCCATCGCTCGCACTTGGGCTTGATGTCCTCGATCGTGCCCGGGTTCTTCAGCGTCGTCGTGTCGCCGATCTCCTCGCCGTTCAGCATGGCGGTGAGCATCCGGCGCATGTACTTCCCGGATCGGGTCTCGGGGAAGGCCTCGACCTCGATGAACTCTTCGGGCACCGCGGTGATGCCTTTCTCCTCTTTGACCAGCCGGGAGAGGCGATCTTCGACCTCGGTGGTCAGTCGGTCGTTTGGCTTGGTCTGGACGAACGCGACCGGTGTCAGTCCCTTCTCGTGATGGTCGGCACCGACGACGACGACGTTCGCCACCGGCGAGTCGGGATTGATCTGTTTGTCCTGGAGGATCGCGCCCTCGATCTCCTCGGTGCCCATCCGGTGGCCGGAGACGTTGATGACCTCGTCGGAGCGACCGTGGAGGCTGAACGAGCGGTCCTCGTACTTCTTGGCGAAGTCACCCTGGAGGTAGGCGTACTCGCCGTCGTTTTCGACCCAGTAGACGTCCTCGAAGCGTTCGGCGTTGCCCTTCCAGTCGTCCTTCCAGGAGTCGGGACCCCAGTTCTCGAGGTCGCCCCAGACGTACCGCATCAGGTACGGGTAGGGCTCGCGGATCATGATCTCGCCGCGTTCCTCGTAGTCGGCCTCTCGCCAGGTAATCGAGCCGTCCTCGTGTTCCTCCTCTTTGACCCAGACGTCGCCGAACACCCACGGCAGCGGGTAGTTGTGGGCGTCCGGACGCAGCTCGAAGTCGTCGTTACCGAAGAAGTGCGTCCAGGCGATCCCGCCGTGTTCGGTCGCCCAGTAGGAGTTGATGTACCACTCACACAGCTCGTCCATCCCGAACTGCTGGACAGCCGGGCTCACGGGCTCGGCACAGAAGGTCGCGACGCGCAGGGAGTCCGTGCTCCACTCACGCATGTCGCTTATGCTCTCGTCGTCCTCCATGATGCCCTTGAGGAAGGTCACGCCTGCCTTGAAGATCGTCGCGCCGTAGCGTTCGATCACCGAACTGAACCGGCCGGCGTCGGGGTAGACGGGCGCGCCCTCGAGCAGGACGCTCGTCGTCCGGGTCGACAGCGAGGCGCTGATGAGATAGGACTGGCCCGTGATCCAGCCGGGGTCGGCGATGACGAACATCGTGTCCTCGCCGGGGACGACGTCGAAGGAGGTCTTCATCGTGTGAGCGATGCCGGCGGTGTAGCCGCCGTGGACGTGGACGACGCCTTTCGGCTTGCCCGTCGAACCGCTGGTGAAGATGACAAAGAGCGGGTACTCGGCGTCGACCGGCTCGGGCTTCGAGCTCGCCCACATCGCCCGGACCAGCTCCCTGTCGGAGAGGTCATACAGGTCCTCGAACGCCTCGAGGTCGAAGCCAGCCTCGCGAGCGTTTGCGAGGACGTCCTCGCGGGCGTCGGCGAGCAGGTCCGCAGACCACGCATCCCGACCGTGCATCTGGATCTCCTGGCTCGTGTGTTCGACGACGATTACCCGTTCGACGCGTTCGTCGGAGTCGACGAGCGCCTGGGCGATCTCGGTTCTGATCTCGGATTTCTCCTCACCCGAGAGGTCGCCGAACTCGGCAAGCGCGTTGCCCACGCCACGCATCGCCTGGGCTCGTTCGACGGTTATCTCGCCCTCGATCGCTCCCTCGACCCCCTCGAGGATGGCCTCGGCGTGGTGGTCTTCGGTCGCGAGATCAGCGAGTGTCTCCTCGACAATCTCGGTCACGGTGTCGACGGGCAGGTAGTTGTCGAGCGCCGGATCGCCGTACTGCTCTTTGTACGGCACGACCTCGGCGTTGCGGTAGCCGCCGTCGCTCGTGATCAGGACGTCGGCGCCGAGCCGTGCGATGCGGTCGGAGAGCGTCTTGTCGCTGAAACCGCCGAACACCGGGGTGTAGACGATCCCGAGACGCTTTGCCGCCTCGGTGTAGTAGAGCTGCTCCATGATGTTCGGCATGTTCAGCGCGATCCGATCGCCCTTCTCGAGGCCGAGGTTTTTCAGCACCTGCGCTGCAGAGACGACGCGGACGAGCAGTTCGCGCCGCGAGATGTCCTCTGAGACGACGGGTCCGCCACGCCCGTCGTTTTTCGACTGGTCCCACCGGTCGCCTTCGAAGTGAAACGCCGTCTCGTCGCCGTGGCCGGCGAGGACGTTCCGATCGACCTCGTTGAAGCAGGCGTTCGTCTGTCCTCCGGAGAACCACTCATAGAGCGGGGCATCCGAATCGTCGAACGCCACGTCCCACGGTTCGTGTGACTCGTCGTAGTCGCGCTCGACCGGCGTTCCGTCCTCGAACTCGAAGCCGGACCAGGTCGCGTCGTCGTCGTCCCAGGACAGCCACTCGTCGTCTCCCTCGTGGTACCAGTGGATCTCCTGTTTCGCGATGGAACCGTGGAACGCGCCCGGATCCTCGCGTGCTTGTTCGCGCATCGACTCCCAATCCTCGGCGGTGCGGATCGGGTTCGATCGAATCTCTCTCTCTGTGCTCGGTCTGTCTGCTAATACGTCTGGGTCTGACATGGAACCGATGTCTGAAGTCGTTCATCTCGATAGCTTAAAGTGATTACGGATCACGTAGTCTTTCCCGTTCGGGACGCCCGAACTGGCTGCCGGTTTCGCCAGAATTGCCCACAACGCCGGCCGGCTGGGAGTCGTCTGCTACCATCCACCAGGATTTAAGGAAACCCACGCCAATCGAAGTAGTATGGCGTCAGTACCAGCGGTTGAGCTTCCCGTGTGTCAGGAGAAGATACTGCACGTATTGATCGAACTTCACGACGAGTCCGGCGGCGCGATCAGAGGCAAGGACGTCGCGGCCCGAGTCGACCGGAACCCGGGGACGGTCCGCAACCAGATGCAGCGACTGAAATCGCTCCAACTCGTCGAGGGCGTCCCCGGTCGCCACGGCGGCTACAAACCCACCGACGCGGCGTACGACACGCTCGAGGTCAGACGAGGAGACGATCCCGACGACGAGTCCGCGGTGCCGATCGAGCACGAGGGCGAGTCCGTCTCGCGGGCCGACGTCGACGATATCACGTTCTCGAGCGTCCACCATCCCGACCTGTGTCGAGCGGAGATTCACGTCCAGGGATCGATGACGGGGATGGAAAACGGCGACAGCGTCGTCGTCGGCCCGACGCCGGACTCGAACCTCGTCATCGAAGGCCGAATCGACGGCATCGACGACCTGAACAACGTCCTCGTGTTGCGGATCGACGAGATGACTGCTCCCGGCAGGACGCGGTAGCGCTGGTTTCTGTCGCAGGGATCGGCGGTCGTGAGTACGGAAACCACACACCGATACGGACTGCTGTGAGTCATTTTCCACGCAACCGCGAACCGCCTTGGGTTGCGCCGGTAAACCGGTACAGCAACCCGTAGAAACGACGTGACGGTCCGGCGTTCGAGCGTTCGAGACGAGAACAGTTGAGCCGAAACCTGTCTCTTGTGTCGGCCAGACTCGCTGGGTCGGCCGTCTCAGGCCAGTCCGATCCGCTCTTCGTACGCACCGTGGTGTTTCTTGAACACGTCCATGATCTCGCCCATCGTCGCGTACGCTTTCACGGCGTCGATGATCGGCGGCATTACGTTCTCGTCGTTCGCGATCGCGTCCGACACCGCCTCGAGAGCCGCCTCGACATCGGCGTCGTCTCGTTCGTCTTTGACGCGTTCTAAGCGACCGAGCTGTTTCTCTCGGACGCTGTCGTCGACCTCCAGAATCTCCGGGTTCGTATCCTCTTCGATGGTGAACTCGTTGACGCCGACGACGACTTCCTCGCCTGCGTCGACTCGGTTCTGGTACTCGTAGGAGGCTTCCTGGATCTCCCGGTGGAAGTAGCCCTCTTCGAGACCCACGAGAACGCCGTCACGGACCGAGCCGTTACCCATCTCACGGATCTCTTCGATGTAGGCCATCGTCTCCGCTTCGACCTCGCTCGTCAGCTTCTCGATGGCGAAACTACCGCCCATCGGATCGACGATGTCGGCCGCGCCGGACTCTTCGGCGATGATCTGCTGGGTGCGAAGCGCCACGCGAACGGCCTCCTCACTCGGCAGTGCGAGCGCTTCGTCGTAGCTGTTCGTATGCAGCGATTGGGTGCCGCCCATGACTGCCGCAAGCGCCTGAATCGTCACTCGAGCGATGTTGTTAAGCGGCTGCTGGGCCGTCAACGACTGGCCCGCGGTCTGGGTGTGGAACTTCAGTCGCTTCGACTCCGGTTTCTCCGCACCGTACCACTCGTCCATCACGCGAGCGTAGATCCGCCTGCCGGCGCGGAACTTCGCGATCTCCTCGAAGATCGAATTGTGGGAGTTGAAGAAAAACGAGAGCAACGGCGCGAACTCGTCGACGTCGAGGCCACGATCCATCGCGTCTTCGACGTAGCCGAAGCCGTCGGCGAGCGTAAAGGCCAGTTCCTGAATCGCCGTCGAGCCCGCCTCGCGGATGTGATAGCCCGAGATCGAGATCGGGTGGACGTTCGGCGTCTCCTCGACGGCGAACTCGACCGTGTCGGTGACTGCGTCCAGAGACGGCTCCGGGGGAACGACCCACTCCCGCTGTGCGATGAACTCCTTGAACATGTCGTTTTGAAACGTCGCACGGATCTCATCGCGGGGAACGCCCTGCTGGTCTGCAAGCGCGACGTACATCGCGTAGACGACCGGTGCTGAGGGGTTGATCGTAAACGACGTCGAGACTTCCCCGACGTCGATTCCCTCGAAGAGGATCTCCATGTCCCGAAGGGTGTCGACGGCGACGCCTTCCTTGCCGACTTCTCCCTCACTCATCGGGTGGTCCGAATCGAGCCCCATCAGCGACGGCATGTCGAAGGCCGTCGACAGTCCCGTCTGACCGTTCTCGATCAGGTAGTGAAACCGGTCGTTGGTCTCCTCTGCCGTCCCGAAGCCGGCGAACTGGCGCATCGTCCACGTCCGTCCTCGATACATCGTCGGGTACGGGCCGCGAGTGTACGGCTCCTCGCCGGGAAAGCCGAGATCCTCCTCGAAGTCGAGGTCGGCGACGTCTTCTGGCGTGTAGAGTCGATCTACGTCGTGGTTCGATACAGTGACGAACTCGTCTTTGCGCTCTCCGTGGCGGTCCAGGATGGGTTCTAACTGCTCGTCCTCCCATCGCTTTCGATGCTGGTTGATCCGCTCGAGGTCGTCTTCATCGTACATACGTTCAGAAACCCTCTATCGCCCTGATTATAACGTTTGTGCTGTCCATGGAACGATCTCCGTGCCAGATGGTTCTCGTAGGCGGAAAAATACGGTTGTGTGGGCCGTCCTATATGACCCGATCTTGCAGATAGTCGAGATGTTTCGCGTTGTAGACGATCCGGACTTCCTCGGCCGCGGGGTGGCCGATACAGGTCAGCCGGACCTGTCGTTCCTCGACTTCCTCGTCGCTCAAGATCTGTTGCATGTCCATCTCGATCTCGCCCTCTTTCAGAACCGACGCACAGTTCGCACACGCGCCAGCACGACAGGAAAACGGCCAGTCGTAGCCCTGGGCCTCGGCGGCCTCGAGGATGTACTCGCCTTCGGCGACCTCGAGTGTGCCGTAATCCTCCTCGTCGAGGCCGGCGTCGGCGGCCTTTTCGAACAGATCGTCGTCGTCGACGCTCCAGCCTTGATCGTCCAGTGCTTCGTAATTCAGGTATTCTACTGTCGGCATCAGTTTCCGATGAGGGCTCCGTATTGGTATACCTTGCCATTGCGGTACAATTTCCACTCGCTGTACGTTCCTGATCGCGAAAATACGACACGGTGACGGCAGATCCGATGACGCCGACTTACAGCGGGACGTTCCCGTGGTCTTTCGGCGGCCCATCGACGCGCTTTCGCTCGAGCAACTCGAGGTCGTCGATCAGTCGTCGTCTCGTATCCTTGGGCTCGATCACGTCGTCGATGTAGCCGCGTTTGGCCGGCTTGTACGGGTTCGTAAACTCTTCGCGGTATTCGTCGATCAGCTGTTCGCGACGCGTCTCTGTGTCGTCGGCTTCGGCGAGTTCGTTGCGATAGAGGATGTTCACGGCCCCGCGTGGCCCCATCACGGCCATCTCGGCGCTTGGCCAGGCGTAGTTGACGTCGGCCTCGAGCTCCTTCGAGGCCATGACGATGTAGGCGCCGCCGTAGGCTTTCCGCGTGATCACCGTCAGAAGCGGCACCGTCGCCTCGGCGTAGGCGTAGATGAGTTTGGCACCGTGTCTGATGATGCCGTTGTGCTCCTGGTCGGTACCGGGCATGAAGCCGGGCACGTCGACCAGCGTCACGATGGGGACGTTAAACGAGTCACACGTCCGGACGAACCGTGCGGCCTTCTGTGAGGCGTCGATGTCGAGCGTGCCGGCGCTGACCCGTGGCTGGTTGGCGACGATTCCGACCGACCGGCCGTCCATGCGGGCGAAGCCGACGACGACGTTGCGCGCATAGCCCTCGTGGACCTCGTAGAACGATTCCTCGTCGACCACCTCGTCGATGACGTTGGTGACGTCGTACGGTTTCTTCGGCTCCTGGGGGACGAGACTGCCGACGTCGGCGTCGCGGTCGGGGTCGTCCCACGGCTCGACGCGGGGCGGATCTTCCAGGTTGTTCTGTGGGAGATACGAGAGCAACGCACGGATGGAGTCGAGCGTCTCCTCTTCGGTGTCACAGGCCATGTGTGCGACGCCAGAGGTGTCGGCGTGGGTCTGTGCACCGCCGAGTTCGTTCATCGTCACCTGCTCGCCGGTGACCGTTTCGATCACGTCCGGGCCGGTGATGAACGCGTGGCTCGTGTCCTTCACCATGAAGGTGAAGTCAGTCAGCGCCGGCGAGTACGTCGCACCGCCGGCACACGGTCCCATGATCGCCGAGATTTGCGGAACGAGTCCGGAGGCGTCGGTGTTGCGCTTGAAGATCCGCGCGAAGCCGACGAGCGAGGTCACACCCTCCTGAATGCGTGCGCCACCCGAGTCGTTCAGTCCGATGATCGGGACGCCGGCGTTTACGGCCTGGTCCATCGCCTTCGTGATCTTGTCGGCGACGACCTCGCTGACAGATCCCCCCAGCACGGTGAAGTCGTGGGCGAAGACGAACACCTTCCGGCCGTCGACGTCGCCGTAACCGGCGACGACCGCGTCACCGGGGAAGCGCTTCTCGTCGAGACCGAAGTTGCTCGAGCGGTGTTCGACGAACGTATCGATCTCGTTGAACGTTCCGTCGTCCAGGAAGTAGTCAATCCGCTCGCGAGCGGTCATCTTCCCCTTCTCGTGTTGGGCTTCGATCCGCTCTTCGCCACCGCCGATGTGTGCCTGCTCGCGTCGGTCCCGGAGTTCTTCGACCGGGTCGTCCGCATCAGTCATCGTCTCTCACCTTGTCGTCGCCGACGACGATCGTCGTCATTTTCGGTGTAGTCGTCGCCACGCCGGTCGTGACGTGGCAGGGCTGTCGATTCCGCAGTAACGGGCGTTTCGGTTGTATCCTCAGTCATGTGTTAGTATCTGGGTTCTCGATGAGCACGGCAGTCGTTGTCGTTCGGTTCAACTGATTCATCGCGGGTCGCAGGGCAGTCGACGCGTTTCGGTTCGGTCACACCTTTCAGTGGCGGCCCATCCATAATGAATGTTCATGGCAGATGTTGCCTGAGCGCTCGTCGTTCGGTCTCCGATCGCGTCAACAACACCAGCTCGCATGACATGGCCGGAACGAAAGCACCCGTTCGCCGGTCGTCTCCGAGGTGACCACGTCGGGCTCGACCGTCATCCCGTTTTCGACGTCGTCGACGTCGATTTCGACGAGTTGTCCCGTGAGTCGGACCGGACCGAAGTCCGCGATCGCGACCGCGTACGGTGTGTCGTCTTCGAACGCCGGCGTCGCTACGCTGGTGACGGTAAACGTCTCGACGTCTCCGGTCGCCGGTAGTGGTGCTGACTCGACGGACGTCGACCCACAGTCCGGACAGACGCGCCGCGGTGGAAGAAAGCTGTGACCCTCTGTACACTTGAGGTAGTACGGCTCACCGCGCTCGACGGCGTCCAGCCAGTCGTCGAACCCCTCGTCTCTGACTGTTTCGCTCATGCGACCACCTCCGGAGCGAAGCCCCGGCGTAGTTGCTTTCGCTCACTGCGTTCGCTCATGCAACCACCTCCAAGACGTGCACGATCGCAGTCGCGACGGTCCCGCCAGCGTTGTGCGTAAGTGCCGTCGTCGCGTCCTCGAGGTGTTCGCTGTTGGGGTGGTCTCCCCGTAGCAGCGACGTCGCCTCCGCGATCTGTGCCGCACCGGTCGCGCCGACGGGGTGGCCCTTCGCTTTCAGCCCGCCGGAGAGGTTGACCGGCGTCTCGCCGTCCGCAGCCGTCCGGCCGTC contains:
- a CDS encoding AMP-binding protein, with the protein product MSDPDVLADRPSTEREIRSNPIRTAEDWESMREQAREDPGAFHGSIAKQEIHWYHEGDDEWLSWDDDDATWSGFEFEDGTPVERDYDESHEPWDVAFDDSDAPLYEWFSGGQTNACFNEVDRNVLAGHGDETAFHFEGDRWDQSKNDGRGGPVVSEDISRRELLVRVVSAAQVLKNLGLEKGDRIALNMPNIMEQLYYTEAAKRLGIVYTPVFGGFSDKTLSDRIARLGADVLITSDGGYRNAEVVPYKEQYGDPALDNYLPVDTVTEIVEETLADLATEDHHAEAILEGVEGAIEGEITVERAQAMRGVGNALAEFGDLSGEEKSEIRTEIAQALVDSDERVERVIVVEHTSQEIQMHGRDAWSADLLADAREDVLANAREAGFDLEAFEDLYDLSDRELVRAMWASSKPEPVDAEYPLFVIFTSGSTGKPKGVVHVHGGYTAGIAHTMKTSFDVVPGEDTMFVIADPGWITGQSYLISASLSTRTTSVLLEGAPVYPDAGRFSSVIERYGATIFKAGVTFLKGIMEDDESISDMREWSTDSLRVATFCAEPVSPAVQQFGMDELCEWYINSYWATEHGGIAWTHFFGNDDFELRPDAHNYPLPWVFGDVWVKEEEHEDGSITWREADYEERGEIMIREPYPYLMRYVWGDLENWGPDSWKDDWKGNAERFEDVYWVENDGEYAYLQGDFAKKYEDRSFSLHGRSDEVINVSGHRMGTEEIEGAILQDKQINPDSPVANVVVVGADHHEKGLTPVAFVQTKPNDRLTTEVEDRLSRLVKEEKGITAVPEEFIEVEAFPETRSGKYMRRMLTAMLNGEEIGDTTTLKNPGTIEDIKPKCERWRRRQELAAEQEILEQYRNVTVQYNAVRGADTDKQVATVTIDSPPVNALNERALDELNTVLEHLDRREDVGAVVVTGAGPSNFVAGADIEQFLEEVHEFEEAISFPNKAHEAFRRIEELSVPVVAAVNGSALGGGNELQLAAHYSVADPGAEFGQPELNLNLIPGYGGTQRLPRLLAERRGEAGVRDAVKVITNGRNVDADDALEMGLIDELETERTARARASELAREHVADGDGVLAEAREQRLENREAWSEPDEFPEAVLEDPVVERNRNQCAYMSEGREKAFERAIEAIRTGFEDGIDAGLEAEATHFAEAVVDPVGGKAGIEKFLDRASEPLPTRERFDPSPEEEQQLVEEGKLLEPGEPFYPGVDELPEYQYAQAVTKDDETGEADHGDPEEAEVEEVVPVEEPGPNEVLLYVLASEVNFNDIWAITGIPVSQFDAHDQDYHITGSGGVALVVDAGEAVTREGRVAIGDLVTIYSGQSDVLSPTMGLDPMYADFSIQGYQGPNGSHQQFMLAQGPQVLPIPQEATIEQAGAYILATGTVWRALFTTLDIDPQTTMFVEGASTGTGWETTKLATRNDVDVTGLCSSEERAERIETLGADAIDRTDGPYGDIWGRIPRDPDEWDDWKEAGREFVEEFEEQHDGRRADYAVSHAGELSFPRTFQMLEEGGKLTFYGASTGYYLTFLGKPGTSTPAEMYERADVRAGDGVLVYYGTDTGPDGVVDETGLRAIEDAREAGGRIAVVTYTDEQQEFVESLGYGDAVEGTVSLEDLKRREDEFRWPETLPDLPNAQDDPETFRRKVQEFTDEVFKPLGQAVGAHLRTPKNPRGYPDVVFERADHDALFVSTMLTQPHTGKVVYSEDLEDNRYSMYAPQVWMRQRDVLMPTAEILGTHLSNAYEVEQLNEAIDAGEIDLTDPAVVDWDDLPEAHQAMWDNEHEASSYVVEHALPDEGLTTKEELFLAWADQDE
- a CDS encoding Rrf2 family transcriptional regulator, whose protein sequence is MASVPAVELPVCQEKILHVLIELHDESGGAIRGKDVAARVDRNPGTVRNQMQRLKSLQLVEGVPGRHGGYKPTDAAYDTLEVRRGDDPDDESAVPIEHEGESVSRADVDDITFSSVHHPDLCRAEIHVQGSMTGMENGDSVVVGPTPDSNLVIEGRIDGIDDLNNVLVLRIDEMTAPGRTR
- a CDS encoding acyl-CoA mutase large subunit family protein is translated as MYDEDDLERINQHRKRWEDEQLEPILDRHGERKDEFVTVSNHDVDRLYTPEDVADLDFEEDLGFPGEEPYTRGPYPTMYRGRTWTMRQFAGFGTAEETNDRFHYLIENGQTGLSTAFDMPSLMGLDSDHPMSEGEVGKEGVAVDTLRDMEILFEGIDVGEVSTSFTINPSAPVVYAMYVALADQQGVPRDEIRATFQNDMFKEFIAQREWVVPPEPSLDAVTDTVEFAVEETPNVHPISISGYHIREAGSTAIQELAFTLADGFGYVEDAMDRGLDVDEFAPLLSFFFNSHNSIFEEIAKFRAGRRIYARVMDEWYGAEKPESKRLKFHTQTAGQSLTAQQPLNNIARVTIQALAAVMGGTQSLHTNSYDEALALPSEEAVRVALRTQQIIAEESGAADIVDPMGGSFAIEKLTSEVEAETMAYIEEIREMGNGSVRDGVLVGLEEGYFHREIQEASYEYQNRVDAGEEVVVGVNEFTIEEDTNPEILEVDDSVREKQLGRLERVKDERDDADVEAALEAVSDAIANDENVMPPIIDAVKAYATMGEIMDVFKKHHGAYEERIGLA
- the fer gene encoding ferredoxin Fer, with protein sequence MPTVEYLNYEALDDQGWSVDDDDLFEKAADAGLDEEDYGTLEVAEGEYILEAAEAQGYDWPFSCRAGACANCASVLKEGEIEMDMQQILSDEEVEERQVRLTCIGHPAAEEVRIVYNAKHLDYLQDRVI
- a CDS encoding acyl-CoA carboxylase subunit beta, which gives rise to MTDADDPVEELRDRREQAHIGGGEERIEAQHEKGKMTARERIDYFLDDGTFNEIDTFVEHRSSNFGLDEKRFPGDAVVAGYGDVDGRKVFVFAHDFTVLGGSVSEVVADKITKAMDQAVNAGVPIIGLNDSGGARIQEGVTSLVGFARIFKRNTDASGLVPQISAIMGPCAGGATYSPALTDFTFMVKDTSHAFITGPDVIETVTGEQVTMNELGGAQTHADTSGVAHMACDTEEETLDSIRALLSYLPQNNLEDPPRVEPWDDPDRDADVGSLVPQEPKKPYDVTNVIDEVVDEESFYEVHEGYARNVVVGFARMDGRSVGIVANQPRVSAGTLDIDASQKAARFVRTCDSFNVPIVTLVDVPGFMPGTDQEHNGIIRHGAKLIYAYAEATVPLLTVITRKAYGGAYIVMASKELEADVNYAWPSAEMAVMGPRGAVNILYRNELAEADDTETRREQLIDEYREEFTNPYKPAKRGYIDDVIEPKDTRRRLIDDLELLERKRVDGPPKDHGNVPL
- a CDS encoding Zn-ribbon domain-containing OB-fold protein, whose translation is MSETVRDEGFDDWLDAVERGEPYYLKCTEGHSFLPPRRVCPDCGSTSVESAPLPATGDVETFTVTSVATPAFEDDTPYAVAIADFGPVRLTGQLVEIDVDDVENGMTVEPDVVTSETTGERVLSFRPCHASWCC